The genomic interval TTagatcaggggttttcaactggttttgtcccagggaccaccattcggactagaaagcaatccgcggcccactgatgtgcctgcgcgtgcgcgtgtgtatttggtgttacatgcatagctcaatgcatgaaacatgaaagagaggccacgcagattttataataataaaagtagatttattaaattaaattaaattaaagattattttaaagaaagaataaagaatgataaagtgttgtgcaattcagtattgggaaaagtaactaaaaatgtcatgcaaagtcagtctaggtgtgtgacaaaacaacaacggagaacaaaaatccaacaacaccggagaaccaaaatccaacaaatgaagaccaaggcagcctcaactgctggctggtcagggcttttataacccagccaggacagacctgtcaccaatcacctgctgtagagacagagagattgagaaaagcagggagagagaacaggcttaccattaacaaagggcggggcctaaacccgccagggtcgtaacagtgaaaacatgggagaattaggcctacctgtcagtgtgatatctgggcgtggtgaagtccacacagcctgtctattcgtggcgaaatggtagacagagacagtctcatgtcattctctggatccctgtacttattctttaagtacgccagtgtagaaaaaccactctcacacaggtatgtggttggaaagggcaaaagacacctcattgcttttgcagcaagctgtggaaattctgtctggcaacttatccagaatttaacaaggggctgtgtgtcgtacatatgcctcctgacagagtctgtggacatctcaatcagcttatcctcttccacagccgtcagacttgaccctactgatgcatcgtcactgaatgggagcaggatccacttgctgtcacggcgccactcttccgaatcagtgaagtactttgcgaattgacgcacaagcttcctcaaatgctcacatatagtgtcgttgatgtcagtgctgtcagggtattcctcaactgaaggaaacatcgccaagttattgctctccactcgttcgatccactttgacatttttttcacaaatgcgtcgagcttctcgtagagctgcatgacgtttgcatctctcccttgcatggagctgttcaacttgttcagctctgcaaaaacatctgtgaggtacgccagcttagttaaccagtaactatcgttgaaattggaagccagatcagaatgcttctcgcacaagaactcgtagatagctccgcgtagttcaaacacacgggcgagcacagcgccgcgagacagccaacgcacctctgaatgataaaggagagagctgtgttcacttcccaagtcatggcatagggatgaaaacaggcgtgtattcaatgcgtttcgttttatgaagttgaccgtcttgacaacgacatcaaacacaccactgagctcaacactgagatctttggaggcgagagcctctctatgaatcaggcagtgtgtccaaattacccccggagccaccctccttacatgcgcaaacagtccagtcttgctgccactcatggctcgggccccatcgctgcataatgcaacgcacctctgccacgagatattgtgctccgtgaaaaaatcgtccagtgctttaaatatttctacaccggtagttcgcccgggcagtggtttgcaaaaaagaaattcctcgcacatagtgccactgtcctcgtatcgcacaaatgttaacagttgcgcatcattagtaacatctgtcgtctcgtcgatttgaagggaaaacagaactgtctgaagttttgccatcagctggtctttgacatcatttgccatttccccaattcgtcttccgattgtgttgtctgacaacggaatagtttttaatttgttggcacattcttcgcttaccatagctctgcacatatctatggctgctggcaatataagctgctctgcaatggtatggggcttcttactttttgcaaccctgagagcgaccagatacgatgctttcagtgcgttttcatttatttttgcactcttcctcatggtagccggctgtcctttgaaatcacgcaacatctgttgcatgtactcaacgggtttggccttcaagtggacgtgatgcgtctccatatgccgcgtaagtttcgacggcttcatagcttcattacagagaattgttgaacatacgaaacacagtggtacctcctctcctgctctgtctgtcgtcactgtgaatccatatttaacatattcctcattgtattttctttttcgtcttttttgcgaagttgacccttcggaagcctgtccttgccctatcgtggcggcctgtccctctgtcgtggcagcctgaccctctgtcatggcagcctgtccctctggcactttcctcactacaaaacgatccattggtgctagatatatagctagactagtacatatgtaacaaatgtttgctgtactacaacctatcttaaaatactctcgtcggctatgcttataaatgtgtgtcaactttgctcgcaagactgtacgtaatgaataataagtgaggttagcgacgcaactcattaccattagcgaatcacaggctaccatagactggataggcgcaaggctacattctgtcagcttgaatttcctttatattattttaaacatatttttcacgatatgtaacggtattctggaaatgtgttgaaatatcaaagcgaatttatattaaaaaaaaacaatggtgaactgatcaacataggctcttgtcacggaccacatgcaatgccgccgcggaccaccaggggtccgcggaccaccggttgaaaacccctggaaCTGGCTAGCTACCTAGCAGGCTAACGACTATACATAAGCGACGTATCTAACCCCAACAAACTGCTTACTAACGGTTCACTAAAGTAAAAGCTGACCTTTATTAAGAGTTTATCGTTACAATCAATCTGGACTTGCCCGATCAGGGATGGACAGCTAAATTAGCACGTTACCGTTACCCACCATGTCCAAAACAAACCCTGCTTGCTATCTAAAACATGGCAAAGTAACATTAGTGAGGCGGGCCTGTTGCAAAATGCACATCTTGCTGATGTAGGCTAACACAACAAAGATGATCATAAATCTTCACTTGTTTCAAAATACACGTAAAACCACCCATGGCTCTGATAAACCGACCAATACATCTTATCAGCTAGCATCGATATAATGTTATATCGCTAGCTCACTTGCTTGATTCCCACTCGCGGCAAGTTAGCAACTTTAGCTCCACAGTTCCGGGATAACGTAGTTATAAGCCCCTGTCTGGTGACACATACTGGACAGTCAATGGTCTCACATTATTTGGTCAATTCTTAAAAGGTTTTAGAAAGGccttaaaaaaggtaaaaacccTCTGCAGCAAACCCATTTTGCAAGCAATCATGCTTGCTAGCAGACACACAGCTAACTGGCTAACTGCTAAACGAGCTAAATAAACGTAAGCTAGAGGCACTTTTCAAGTTAACCATTCCAACAATCAACATCCTTGCTTCCTTACAGTGACTGTAGGCGGACTCCACGCACAGTAAAGCGTCGCGATGGCTTCTCTGGTGAGCAGAAAGTGCCAAGTAAGCTCCTCAAGCCGAATTTAGACATTAAACAGTTGATTTGAAGCGCCGAGCAACCGACAACCTTTCAGCGCATCATAAGCGCTGAAAGAACTAGAGGCCAAATGAGGATACTGCGCATGCGCCCAGACAAAGCGGCCTGTCCTTTTAAGAGATAAATGGTGTCCCCTAGTGGACAGATGGagaatacacatacacacacattttatttttaaacacaaactcTGAAATTATAACTGCtagtttctattttattttgctaTTAAAGCTCTAAGAGTTGCACACGTCTTTTGGGCttaatttaatcattatttaacTCGAACACAATTTGCCCGCtagcagcagcaggtgtttcCTATATTACTAATTAGCGGTGATGCCTCACTTTGTGTAAGCAGAACGTTAGGTGGACCTCAGCGAAAAAGCGTTTCTACTTCTGCTTGTTTGTCGaaaaaaatgtactgtaaaaCGTAACTTTCATTTTATGAAGCTGGGGTATGTATTTTCGGTTTTCATCtctctgcagtgttttatttctaagGTTGAGCAAGCACGTGAAAGAATATGGACGGTAAATATTTCTAATTACATATCCAACTTTAACCGTGTTTTATTAACCCCAAAGTGCAGGCAGGAACtgttgaaaataatattatctATCTGTTTAACTGCTGCTTCCTGTAGATGGAAGCAAATCATCACACACATATGGGAACGGACAACAAAGAATTCAACATTCCAGGCCTTTCTTCTATGTCCAGCCGCCTTCTCAACCACACTACATGTACCAGCAATGGCAGATGAATAACCCATACAATCAGTATGGCTTACCTGGAGGTatatttaatcctttttttatgttgtcacagagaagtatttttttctgcattcttttgttgttgcatcatttatcacattttttgattttcatTCTGTCTTAAGCAGAGGTTAAAGAAGTACTCTgatatttttactcaagtaaaagtacaaaagtaatgaaatcaaaatatacttcaagtacAAAAAGTCAAACTACTTGTTTTCTGGTATATCAGATTGAAAGATCTAACATTTTTCAGTATGTCAATGTTGCACTTGGTAAAGGTGgggattatttaaatgaattagtATATtgcttaacctataataatacaaaGTGATTTAAGAGTTGATTTTATATTCTCTTATAAATCCATACATGCAAAGTAGGGAGTACATCcatttgtaaaatacatttataaatatataaagtagcatactgtgaaaatactcaagttaagtataACTATTGCATCAGGAATGTATAACGTATTTATATCAAAAGGGGTCACTGGTGGTGTGCTTCTAGTggagttgtttttatttttatgggtttaaaatgatcaaatttgTGACTCAAGTACACTACGTGCTAAATATTCTCTTCTCCACTACTTTCAGTTGTCAGCATTGCACATCTTTTTATTTCCCAGGTCTAAACTTTGGCCGTCCCTGCATGCAGCCATACCAGTACATGCAGTATCCCGGGTTTGTTTACCCACATGCCCCATTATATCCAATGGATTACAGGCGAATGTATGAACCCCGCTTCCATGCGCCTCCTTGGCATGACATGCCTCGCCACCAATACCAGAATCAGTACCTCCACCAGCAGCCACAGCCTTATGAGCGTCGTGAAATGGCCTGTTCAGAGGCTCAAACCGACCCCAGCGACGCCATAACCCAACTCATTGAATGCCTGGATAAAATCCGAGCCACAGAGCAGCATGGCGCTGAGAAAGAGCTTGACTCGGGAGTCGCCTCACACTCCTCGGGAATGTTTTCTccaggagaagagaaaaaaagtggAGAACAGGGTCAAATCCTGCCCTCGCCGCCTAATGACAGTCATTTGGAGTCTCCTGCTGTGGCCTTCAGTGACTCTACCACAGCGGTGTATGATGGCGAGTCAAGTCAACGCAGCTTGGATGGCCTGAGTCCCGCAGGATGCTGGTCCACAGGATTTCAAGAGGAGTTGCCTCTCGATAGCTCCTCAACTCACGAAGAGTGTCCCGAGTTGAAGCAGCCAGCAGCAGACGAACACTTCCTCCCTGTAGAGAAAGCAGAAGTTGCAGATTTCCAGTCAGATATGTCAGCAACCAATGCAGGTGTAACCAAATGTGACGCTAAAGAGCTCCCAAAACAGAGAGTGGATCCAATCCTGCCATCTTCATCTTTTACCTTCAGTCAGTCGGCACTCAAAGATGCTAGAAGTGTTGACAAAGTCTCAAAGAGTGAACATCACAAAGGTTGTCCGAGCTACCAGATCCTCAAGCTGCCTTTTGACAGCGTTCTGACCCCCAAAGAGGCTCGAGccacctccctctccccccGTAGTGCTCCTTACTACTACAACTACCTGTCCATGCAGTCCACCCATGAGCGGATGAGCGTGCTCAGTCCATCTCTGGACGAGCTCTCTTCCAGAGACGAGATGTTCTCTACAGATCTGGATGATACAGATCTTTGCCCCAAACACGTGTATACAGGCAGGAGGCTTGCAGAGGTTGTAAGTGGGCCTCCGCAAGCTGCTAAAGAATTAGATGAAGTGTGGCTGCCAGGATCAAAGAGGTTCATGTGTGCGTGCTGTGGGAAAAGCTTCGCAAAAGGAGTCACAAGGAGTAAAGTCCACAGCTCCAAGATATACAGGGATGAGGGCGGAGACTCTGAGGATGAAAGGTTTGAGAGAGCCTGTGAGAAGCCCGTCAGAGTGATTGTGAGGAAGCATTCTGCACCCAAAAagcctctgtctctcccacTGAGACAAGCTGCAAAATCCTCGTATAAAAGAGGCCAATACAAAGATCCCTTGGATCCAGTGACCCAGGAGGAAGATCATGATGTCAGTGAGCAGGGGCCAGCTGATGAGGCTGGAGACATGACTGGTAGTGAGCTGCAACGCAGAATATGCCAGGGTAAGTTGCCATGTTTTTAGTCAAATTGTGTAACCATGTTTGAAATATGCACTGAATAAGTGAACCCTTTTTATAGACGGACCCTGCAGAGAAGATCTGACCTTTGCAGACCCAGGCAGGTGGGGAGACGGTGACTTGATTCCCA from Eleginops maclovinus isolate JMC-PN-2008 ecotype Puerto Natales chromosome 21, JC_Emac_rtc_rv5, whole genome shotgun sequence carries:
- the kbtbd2 gene encoding kelch repeat and BTB domain-containing protein 2 isoform X1, which encodes MVACDSLMVMSCVANLTYYSLRTVLRAKLTHIYKHSRREYFKIGCSTANICYICTSLAIYLAPMDRFVVRKVPEGQAAMTEGQAATTEGQAATIGQGQASEGSTSQKRRKRKYNEEYVKYGFTVTTDRAGEEVPLCFVCSTILCNEAMKPSKLTRHMETHHVHLKAKPVEYMQQMLRDFKGQPATMRKSAKINENALKASYLVALRVAKSKKPHTIAEQLILPAAIDMCRAMVSEECANKLKTIPLSDNTIGRRIGEMANDVKDQLMAKLQTVLFSLQIDETTDVTNDAQLLTFVRYEDSGTMCEEFLFCKPLPGRTTGVEIFKALDDFFTEHNISWQRCVALCSDGARAMSGSKTGLFAHVRRVAPGVIWTHCLIHREALASKDLSVELSGVFDVVVKTVNFIKRNALNTRLFSSLCHDLGSEHSSLLYHSEVRWLSRGAVLARVFELRGAIYEFLCEKHSDLASNFNDSYWLTKLAYLTDVFAELNKLNSSMQGRDANVMQLYEKLDAFVKKMSKWIERVESNNLAMFPSVEEYPDSTDINDTICEHLRKLVRQFAKYFTDSEEWRRDSKWILLPFSDDASVGSSLTAVEEDKLIEMSTDSVRRHMYDTQPLVKFWISCQTEFPQLAAKAMRCLLPFPTTYLCESGFSTLAYLKNKYRDPENDMRLSLSTISPRIDRLCGLHHAQISH
- the LOC134883821 gene encoding bucky ball-like gives rise to the protein MDDGSKSSHTYGNGQQRIQHSRPFFYVQPPSQPHYMYQQWQMNNPYNQYGLPGGLNFGRPCMQPYQYMQYPGFVYPHAPLYPMDYRRMYEPRFHAPPWHDMPRHQYQNQYLHQQPQPYERREMACSEAQTDPSDAITQLIECLDKIRATEQHGAEKELDSGVASHSSGMFSPGEEKKSGEQGQILPSPPNDSHLESPAVAFSDSTTAVYDGESSQRSLDGLSPAGCWSTGFQEELPLDSSSTHEECPELKQPAADEHFLPVEKAEVADFQSDMSATNAGVTKCDAKELPKQRVDPILPSSSFTFSQSALKDARSVDKVSKSEHHKGCPSYQILKLPFDSVLTPKEARATSLSPRSAPYYYNYLSMQSTHERMSVLSPSLDELSSRDEMFSTDLDDTDLCPKHVYTGRRLAEVVSGPPQAAKELDEVWLPGSKRFMCACCGKSFAKGVTRSKVHSSKIYRDEGGDSEDERFERACEKPVRVIVRKHSAPKKPLSLPLRQAAKSSYKRGQYKDPLDPVTQEEDHDVSEQGPADEAGDMTGSELQRRICQDGPCREDLTFADPGRWGDGDLIPRQRQAFALQRQEMSTQRKLMYHRPRDEDDDEPPPLHWEKGSTTREPRC